From one Triticum aestivum cultivar Chinese Spring chromosome 4B, IWGSC CS RefSeq v2.1, whole genome shotgun sequence genomic stretch:
- the LOC123094552 gene encoding uncharacterized protein, with the protein MGCPRAVRACRSACVAAVAICLLPVLLPLLLVWLPLLSFAVAVVRFRRRRRRMMMTRGGCCFHGGDRSPAPESEPDGHRVARLHKYLEDQMELVEEEAGDAMAAVLARNPWAA; encoded by the coding sequence ATGGGGTGCCCCCGCGCCGTGCGGGCGTGTCGGTCGGCGTGTGTTGCGGCCGTGGCGATCTGCCTCCTCCCGGTCCTATTGCCGCTGCTGCTCGTCTGGCTGCCGCTTCTCtccttcgccgtcgccgtcgtccggTTCCGCCGCCGGCGGAGGAGAATGATGATGACTAGGGGTGGCTGCTGCTTTCACGGCGGTGATCGATCGCCTGCGCCAGAAAGTGAGCCGGATGGCCACCGGGTGGCGCGGCTGCACAAGTACCTCGAGGACCAGATGGAGCtagtggaggaggaggccggggacgcCATGGCGGCCGTGCTTGCCAGAAATCCATGGGCAGCGTAA